The genome window ATATGATTGCAGTTGGCGTAAGAGATTTGAAGAATCAACTTTCACAGTACCTTCAATATGTTAAGAATGGTGAGAAAGTTGTTATTACAGAACACAATCGGGTTATAGCAGAAATCTCTTCACCTTCAAAGGAAGTTTCAAATACTGATGTTGAAATTGAGTTGGAGAAACTAGCTGCAGCTGGAAAGCTGATTAAAGCAAAAAGAAACAATTCTATTCAACTAAAAGCAGAAACACCTTCCGGTATTGATTGGATATCAGTTTATAAGGAAAACCGAGAATCATAAAATGTTGTATTATTTTGATTCAAGTATTCTTTT of Treponema sp. J25 contains these proteins:
- a CDS encoding type II toxin-antitoxin system prevent-host-death family antitoxin, which encodes MIAVGVRDLKNQLSQYLQYVKNGEKVVITEHNRVIAEISSPSKEVSNTDVEIELEKLAAAGKLIKAKRNNSIQLKAETPSGIDWISVYKENRES